A window of the Dyadobacter pollutisoli genome harbors these coding sequences:
- the trpB gene encoding tryptophan synthase subunit beta has protein sequence MEAIVEKNSYQVDNRGYYGSFGGAFIPEMLYPNVEELRENYLQVIADPSFQKEYNGLLKNYVGRPTPLYRANRLSEKYKTNIFLKREDLCHTGAHKVNNTIGQILMAQRLGKKRIVAETGAGQHGVATATVCALMDLECVVYMGELDIERQAPNVARMKMLGATVIPATCGSRTLKDATNEAMRHWINNPVDTHYIIGSVVGPHPYPDMVARFQAIISEEIRWQLKEQTGKETPDYVVACVGGGSNAAGAFYHFLDEENVKLVAVEAAGLGLTSGHSAATTALGKPGVLHGSRTILMQTEDGQVVEPFSISAGLDYPGIGPQHAYLYDSGRGIFMSATDDEAVQAAFELTRHEGIIPALESSHALAILGRLGASADETVVLNLSGRGDKDMATYMKYID, from the coding sequence ATGGAAGCAATAGTAGAAAAGAATTCCTACCAGGTTGATAACCGTGGATATTACGGAAGTTTTGGCGGCGCATTTATTCCCGAGATGCTTTATCCTAATGTCGAGGAGCTGCGCGAAAACTATCTTCAGGTCATTGCAGATCCTTCTTTTCAAAAAGAGTACAACGGTCTTTTAAAAAACTACGTCGGCCGGCCTACGCCGCTCTACAGGGCAAACCGGCTTTCGGAAAAATATAAAACCAATATCTTTCTCAAAAGAGAAGACTTGTGCCATACAGGCGCCCACAAGGTCAATAACACCATTGGACAGATACTAATGGCCCAAAGGCTGGGAAAGAAGCGCATAGTCGCTGAAACCGGCGCGGGGCAGCACGGTGTGGCCACGGCCACCGTGTGTGCACTCATGGACCTTGAATGTGTTGTGTATATGGGCGAGCTTGACATTGAGCGCCAGGCCCCTAATGTTGCCCGCATGAAGATGCTGGGAGCAACGGTAATACCTGCGACTTGCGGGTCCAGAACCCTCAAAGACGCTACCAATGAGGCTATGCGTCATTGGATCAATAATCCGGTCGATACCCATTATATTATTGGGTCAGTGGTAGGGCCACATCCCTATCCTGACATGGTTGCTCGTTTCCAGGCCATTATTTCTGAGGAGATTAGATGGCAGCTGAAAGAGCAAACCGGTAAAGAAACGCCCGATTATGTTGTAGCCTGTGTTGGTGGCGGAAGTAATGCTGCCGGTGCATTCTATCATTTTCTGGACGAAGAAAATGTGAAACTGGTGGCTGTGGAAGCTGCCGGGCTGGGGTTAACATCCGGCCATTCTGCTGCGACTACTGCTTTGGGTAAACCAGGTGTACTGCACGGAAGCAGAACAATACTCATGCAAACCGAAGATGGACAGGTGGTAGAGCCTTTTTCAATTTCTGCCGGTCTCGACTACCCCGGAATAGGCCCTCAGCATGCATATCTGTACGACAGCGGTCGCGGTATTTTTATGTCCGCTACTGATGACGAAGCTGTTCAGGCTGCATTTGAATTGACCCGCCACGAAGGCATTATCCCCGCATTGGAATCATCCCATGCATTGGCGATACTGGGCAGGCTAGGTGCTTCCGCTGATGAAACAGTGGTACTGAACCTTTCCGGCCGTGGTGACAAGGATATGGCTACCTATATGAAATACATCGATTAA
- the trpA gene encoding tryptophan synthase subunit alpha: protein MNRIVSLFDNYKAHGESTGLLNVYFTAGFPELSDTMRVLRALQDGGADLVEIGMPYSDPVADGETIQKSNDQALENGMSVKILFEQLKDMRETISVPVLLMGYINPVLQYGIENFCRKCAETGVDGLILPDMPMDVYLNEYKSIFDTYGLLNIFLVTPQTSEARIRQIDEVSEGFIYTVSSASVTGSKSGVSTDMESYFERLDAMNLKNERLIGFGIKDHATFKKASGHAAGAIIGSAFIRVLQETINLEQDIKSFVREVKNYPETIEA, encoded by the coding sequence ATGAACCGGATTGTAAGTCTTTTTGATAATTATAAGGCCCATGGTGAAAGTACCGGACTGCTTAATGTGTATTTCACAGCAGGTTTTCCGGAACTGAGCGACACCATGCGCGTTCTTCGTGCCTTGCAAGATGGCGGCGCAGACCTCGTTGAGATCGGTATGCCGTATTCTGATCCTGTTGCTGACGGTGAAACTATTCAGAAAAGTAATGATCAGGCACTGGAAAACGGGATGTCTGTGAAGATACTTTTTGAACAGCTGAAAGATATGCGGGAAACCATTTCTGTTCCGGTATTGCTTATGGGCTACATTAATCCTGTTTTGCAATATGGAATCGAGAACTTTTGCCGCAAATGTGCTGAAACAGGTGTGGACGGATTGATTCTGCCGGATATGCCCATGGATGTTTATCTCAATGAATACAAATCCATATTCGATACTTACGGATTACTGAACATTTTCCTGGTCACACCACAAACATCAGAAGCGCGTATACGCCAGATTGACGAGGTAAGTGAGGGTTTTATATATACCGTCTCCTCTGCGAGCGTCACAGGCTCTAAAAGTGGCGTTAGCACGGACATGGAATCCTATTTCGAACGTTTGGATGCAATGAACTTGAAAAATGAGCGATTGATCGGCTTTGGGATCAAGGACCATGCAACCTTCAAAAAGGCATCCGGTCATGCGGCTGGCGCCATTATCGGAAGTGCTTTTATCAGGGTTTTGCAGGAAACTATTAATTTGGAACAAGATATCAAGTCCTTTGTAAGAGAGGTTAAAAATTACCCTGAAACTATCGAAGCTTAA
- a CDS encoding Dabb family protein, protein MLLFGSMASVSAQNTTSKKMLRHVVLFKFKDSATPAQVKEVEDAFRKVPTKIKEVKGFEWGTNNSPEGLAQGFTHAFLVTFDSEAAREIYLPHPDHKAFVKVLEPHLDKVLVIDYWTKE, encoded by the coding sequence ATGCTCCTTTTTGGATCAATGGCATCTGTTTCAGCTCAAAACACAACCTCAAAAAAAATGTTACGTCACGTAGTCCTCTTTAAATTTAAAGATTCAGCAACTCCGGCACAGGTTAAAGAAGTTGAGGACGCCTTCAGGAAGGTTCCTACCAAAATTAAAGAAGTGAAAGGATTTGAATGGGGTACCAATAATAGCCCTGAGGGATTGGCGCAAGGCTTCACTCACGCATTCCTTGTTACTTTCGATAGCGAAGCTGCACGCGAGATATACCTGCCTCATCCCGACCACAAAGCATTTGTAAAAGTTCTGGAACCACATCTGGACAAAGTATTGGTGATTGATTACTGGACAAAGGAATGA